A genomic region of Anopheles coustani chromosome 3, idAnoCousDA_361_x.2, whole genome shotgun sequence contains the following coding sequences:
- the LOC131260214 gene encoding 5-hydroxytryptamine receptor 1A, which translates to MDLKAGKHLVAPAINNISCSNNRFAGNFFSQIGPFDVIQALFIVLLTFLVISANLMVILVINSRRYALYIQPQPRYLLTSLALNDLAIGLLIIPFSALPALLHCWPYGEIFCQIQALLRGALSQQSAVILVCMAVDRYLCVLHPRIYHKRSSKKGCVAVLSVTWILCLTCFGMLVLPKGYYFNKTGLLACEPFYSKSSYRILSSCALYFPTTMVLMYCYGSSFHANRYRLATPSATSLSLHASANGGNGNAATGHATGASADGGRDGGGHGGRGNGDTIETLAGTTLTANGSGLEHHSCDGNTLTGITAVTPMSVSFSDKFIVDDDRRIHGSTSRTMAAISLGFIVIITPWTIQEIVATCTGSKIPPSIDFCVTWVALSSSFWNPFLYWLLNARFRKICKELFSSKCTDSQSSPEEKCSISLDYDHRLTTLPLPPGPPPASICRSANHTPRPDVECSEKYWGDILERTFSTGSINTLHRIGSSPAMPFPNCPPDHQMQQQYQCEAHQHLMRNASNTSIGCRDQRPTVLVAQSTDFRALYSAGSDPQVCDHELHDINCAKNKAFFRGFNLHQGLPDI; encoded by the exons ATGGATCTGAAGGCTGGCAAACATCTAGTAGCACCAGCGATAAATAATATCAGTTGCTCCAACAATCGATTTGCCGGCAACTTCTTCAGCCAGATAGGCCCGTTCGATGTCATCCAGGCGCTGTTCATCGTCCTGCTAACGTTCCTGGTGATCAGTGCGAACCTGATGGTGATACTGGTGATCAATAGCCGCCGCTATGCGCTTTACATACAGCCCCAACCGCGCTACCTGCTGACGTCGCTGGCCCTCAACGATCTGGCCATCGGGCTCCTGATCATACCGTTCAGCGCCCTACCTGCCTTACTCCACTGCTGGCCTTACGGGGAAATCTTCTGCCAAATCCAG GCGTTACTCCGAGGAGCTTTATCACAACAAAGTGCTGTTATACTCGTGTGCATGGCTGTCGACCGATATCTGTGCGTGCTTCATCCTCGGATATATCATAAGCGATCCAGTAAAAAG gGCTGTGTTGCGGTTTTAAGCGTTACATGGATATTATGTTTGACCTGCTTTGGAATGTTGGTTCTTCCTAAAG gttattactTCAACAAAACCGGCCTACTGGCGTGCGAGCCGTTCTACAGTAAATCATCCTACCGGATCCTGTCCAGCTGTGCGCTCTACTTTCCCACCACGATGGTCCTGATGTACTGCTACGGGTCGAGTTTCCACGCGAATCGATACCGTCTGGCGACACCGAGCGCCACCTCCCTGTCACTGCACGCCTCGGCCAATGGGGGCAATGGCAACGCCGCCACCGGACACGCCACCGGAGCCTCGGCCGATGGCGGCAGAGACGGCGGGGGGCACGGAGGCCGGGGCAACGGAGATACCATCGAGACGCTGGCCGGGACGACACTGACGGCTAATGGTTCCGGTCTGGAGCACCACTCTTGCGATGGGAATACGCTCACGGGAATCACCGCTGTTACGCCGATGTCGGTGTCCTTCTCCGACAAG TTTATTGTAGACGACGACAGAAGGATACATGGCTCGACGTCGCGGACGATGGCAGCAATATCATTAGGTTTTATAGTCATAATCACACCCTGGACGATACAGGAGATAGTGGCCACGTGTACTGGTTCGAAG ATACCACCAtcaatcgatttttgtgtCACTTGGGTAGCTTTAAGCAGTAGTTTTTGGAATCCTTTTCTGTACTGGCTGCTGAACGcgaggtttcgaaagatttgcAAGGAGCTCTTCAGTTCGAAG TGCACTGACAGCCAAAGCTCACCGGAGGAAAAGTGTAGCATCAGCTTAGATTACGATCACCGCCTCACAACACTGCCATTACCGCCGGGACCACCTCCGGCCAGCATCTGCCGCTCGGCCAACCACACTCCCCGGCCGGACGTCGAGTGCTCCGAGAAATACTGGGGCGACATCCTGGAGCGCACCTTCAGTACCGGCAGCATCAACACGCTGCATCGGATCGGGTCGAGCCCTGCGATGCCCTTTCCCAACTGTCCGCCGGATCACCAGATGCAGCAGCAATACCAATGCGAAGCACACCAACATCTGATGCGGAACGCCAGCAATACGAGCATCGGCTGCCGGGACCAGCGTCCGACGGTCCTGGTGGCGCAGAGTACCGACTTTCGGGCGCTCTACTCGGCAGGATCCGATCCACAGGTTTGCGATCATGAGCTGCACGACATCAACTGCGCCAAGAACAAGGCGTTCTTCCGTGGCTTTAACCTGCACCAGGGACTGCCGGATATCTAG